A window from Streptomyces subrutilus encodes these proteins:
- a CDS encoding Gfo/Idh/MocA family protein: MSTLGIAVIGTGKMGADHVRRIGRTVGGARVVAVADPDGDRAGRVAAELDGAGAYTDPAAALAAPGVEAVLIASPGPAHEEAVLHALERRLPVLCEKPLTPDAAGALRIMEAEQRLGRRLVQVGFMRRHDAEYEELKQLLDAGGIGRPLFLHCRHRNASSPAFFTSDMLISDSVVHEVDAARWLLGQEVTAVSVLSPTPSSAAPEGLRDPRLVLLETSGGTVVDVEIFVNCGFGYQVQCEAVGESGSARIGDGHAMVVQGAGRWGGEIAQDFTVRFAEAYDRQLRRWVAAAGHGRVAGADAWDGYAAAAVSEAGLAAARSGVRTPVELVERPPLYR, from the coding sequence ATGAGCACGCTCGGCATCGCCGTCATCGGCACCGGGAAGATGGGCGCGGACCACGTCCGCAGGATCGGCCGGACCGTCGGCGGGGCCCGGGTGGTGGCCGTGGCCGACCCGGACGGGGATCGCGCCGGGCGGGTGGCGGCCGAGCTGGACGGGGCGGGCGCGTACACCGACCCGGCCGCCGCCCTGGCCGCGCCGGGGGTGGAGGCGGTGCTGATCGCCTCCCCCGGACCGGCGCACGAGGAGGCGGTCCTGCACGCGCTGGAACGGCGGCTGCCGGTGCTGTGCGAGAAGCCGCTGACCCCGGATGCGGCGGGTGCGCTGCGCATCATGGAGGCCGAACAGCGGCTGGGGCGGCGGCTGGTGCAGGTGGGGTTCATGCGACGGCACGACGCCGAGTACGAGGAGCTGAAGCAGTTGCTGGACGCGGGCGGCATCGGGCGGCCGCTGTTCCTGCACTGCCGGCACCGCAACGCCTCCTCCCCCGCCTTCTTCACCAGCGACATGCTGATCAGTGATTCGGTGGTGCACGAGGTGGACGCGGCGCGCTGGCTGCTGGGGCAGGAGGTCACGGCGGTGTCGGTGCTCTCGCCCACCCCGTCCTCGGCGGCGCCGGAGGGGCTCCGGGATCCCCGGCTGGTGCTGCTGGAGACCTCGGGCGGGACCGTCGTGGACGTGGAGATCTTCGTGAACTGCGGTTTCGGCTACCAGGTGCAGTGCGAGGCGGTCGGGGAGTCGGGCAGCGCCCGGATCGGTGACGGGCACGCGATGGTCGTCCAGGGTGCGGGGCGCTGGGGCGGCGAGATCGCCCAGGACTTCACGGTGCGCTTCGCCGAGGCCTACGACCGGCAGTTGCGGCGCTGGGTGGCCGCGGCCGGGCACGGTCGGGTGGCGGGCGCGGACGCGTGGGACGGCTACGCGGCCGCCGCCGTCTCGGAGGCGGGCCTCGCGGCCGCCCGCAGCGGTGTCCGGACGCCGGTGGAGCTGGTGGAGCGCCCGCCCCTGTACCGCTGA
- a CDS encoding heavy metal translocating P-type ATPase, whose protein sequence is MNSTVHDGPIAAVELAIGGMTCASCAARIEKKLNRMDGVEASVNYATEKAHVSYTGDVRVADLIATVVKTGYTAAQPPPRPAVRPDAAPGAGAAAEAGSDPTGASGEHEEPDPVLAAARGRLLVCAVLSLPVVLLAMVPALQFDNWQWLSLTLASPVVVWGGLPFHRAAWTNARHGAATMDTLVSVGTLAAFAWSLWALFFGHAGMPGMRHGFDLTTSRADGSSALYLEVAAGVVTFILLGRYLEARAKRKAGAALKALMHLGAKDVAVLRDGAEVRVPVGSLAVGDRFVVRPGEKIATDGTVTEGSSAVDASLLTGESVPVEVRPGDAVTGATVNASGRLVVEATRVGSDTQLARMAALVEAAQNGKAEVQRLADRISAVFVPVVLLLALGTWVAWLLITDDPTAAFTAAVAVLIIACPCALGLATPTALMVGTGRGAQLGILIKGPEVLESTRRVDTVVLDKTGTVTTGRMTLTGVVPAPGVDATELLRLAGALEHASEHPIARAVAAGAAARAGSLPVPEAFENLPGLGVRGLVEGREVLVGRERLLADRSVALPAALAEARAAAEAAGATAVLVAWDGAARGVLTVADAVKETSAEAVSRLRALGLTPVLLTGDNRAVAETVAREVGIDEVIAEVMPEDKAAVVERLQAEGRTVAMVGDGVNDAAALARADLGLAMGTGADAAIEAGDLTLVRGDLRVAADAIRLSRRTLSTIKGNLFWAFGYNVAALPLAAAGLLNPMIAGAAMAFSSVFVVTNSLRLRSFR, encoded by the coding sequence ATGAACAGCACAGTGCACGACGGACCCATAGCGGCGGTCGAGCTCGCGATCGGCGGGATGACCTGCGCTTCCTGCGCGGCCCGCATCGAGAAGAAGCTGAACCGGATGGACGGCGTCGAGGCCTCGGTGAACTACGCCACCGAGAAGGCCCACGTCTCCTACACCGGGGACGTCCGGGTGGCCGACCTGATCGCCACCGTCGTCAAGACCGGCTACACCGCCGCCCAGCCCCCGCCGCGTCCGGCCGTCCGGCCGGACGCGGCACCGGGCGCCGGAGCGGCGGCGGAAGCGGGCTCGGACCCCACCGGGGCGTCCGGGGAGCACGAGGAGCCCGATCCCGTGCTCGCCGCCGCGCGCGGGCGGCTGCTCGTCTGCGCCGTCCTCTCGCTGCCCGTGGTGCTGCTCGCGATGGTCCCCGCCCTCCAGTTCGACAACTGGCAGTGGCTCTCGCTCACCCTCGCCTCCCCGGTCGTCGTCTGGGGCGGCCTCCCCTTCCACCGGGCCGCCTGGACCAACGCCCGGCACGGCGCCGCCACCATGGACACCCTGGTCTCGGTCGGCACCCTCGCCGCCTTCGCCTGGTCCCTTTGGGCGCTGTTCTTCGGCCACGCCGGCATGCCCGGCATGCGACACGGCTTCGACCTCACGACCTCCCGAGCGGACGGCTCCTCCGCCCTCTACCTGGAGGTCGCGGCCGGTGTCGTCACCTTCATCCTGCTGGGCCGCTACCTCGAAGCCCGTGCCAAGCGGAAGGCCGGGGCGGCCCTCAAGGCCCTGATGCACCTCGGCGCCAAGGACGTCGCCGTCCTGCGCGACGGCGCCGAGGTGCGGGTCCCGGTGGGCTCGCTCGCGGTCGGCGACCGGTTCGTCGTCCGCCCCGGCGAGAAGATCGCCACCGACGGGACCGTCACCGAGGGCAGCTCCGCCGTCGACGCCTCCCTGCTGACCGGGGAGTCCGTACCCGTCGAGGTCCGCCCGGGCGACGCCGTCACCGGCGCCACCGTGAACGCCTCCGGCCGCCTGGTCGTCGAGGCCACCCGGGTCGGCTCGGACACCCAGCTGGCCCGCATGGCCGCGCTCGTCGAGGCCGCCCAGAACGGCAAGGCAGAGGTGCAGCGGCTCGCCGACCGGATCTCCGCCGTCTTCGTGCCCGTGGTCCTGCTGCTCGCGCTCGGCACCTGGGTCGCCTGGCTCCTGATCACCGACGACCCGACCGCCGCCTTCACCGCCGCCGTCGCCGTCCTGATCATCGCCTGCCCCTGCGCCCTCGGGCTCGCCACCCCGACCGCCCTCATGGTCGGCACCGGACGCGGCGCCCAGCTCGGCATCCTGATCAAGGGGCCCGAGGTGCTGGAGTCCACCCGCCGCGTGGACACCGTGGTGCTCGACAAGACCGGGACCGTCACGACCGGCCGGATGACCCTGACCGGCGTCGTACCCGCCCCCGGCGTCGACGCGACCGAGCTGCTGCGCCTCGCCGGAGCCCTGGAGCACGCCTCGGAGCATCCGATCGCCCGGGCCGTCGCGGCGGGCGCGGCCGCGCGGGCCGGTTCCCTGCCCGTCCCCGAGGCCTTCGAGAACCTGCCGGGGCTCGGCGTCCGGGGCCTGGTCGAGGGACGGGAGGTGCTGGTGGGCCGGGAGCGGCTGCTGGCCGACCGGTCCGTGGCCCTGCCCGCCGCCCTCGCCGAGGCCCGGGCCGCGGCCGAGGCCGCGGGCGCGACCGCCGTGCTCGTCGCGTGGGACGGCGCGGCCCGCGGGGTGCTGACCGTGGCCGACGCCGTGAAGGAGACCAGCGCCGAGGCGGTCTCCCGGCTGCGCGCACTGGGCCTGACGCCGGTGCTGCTGACCGGTGACAACCGGGCCGTGGCCGAGACGGTGGCCCGGGAGGTCGGCATCGACGAGGTCATCGCGGAGGTCATGCCCGAGGACAAGGCCGCGGTGGTCGAGCGGCTCCAGGCCGAGGGCCGTACGGTCGCCATGGTCGGCGACGGGGTCAACGACGCGGCGGCGCTGGCCCGGGCGGATCTGGGCCTGGCCATGGGCACCGGCGCCGACGCGGCCATCGAGGCCGGCGACCTGACCCTCGTACGGGGTGACCTGCGGGTGGCGGCGGACGCGATCCGGCTGTCCCGGCGGACCCTGTCCACGATCAAGGGCAACCTGTTCTGGGCCTTCGGCTACAACGTGGCGGCCCTGCCGCTGGCCGCCGCCGGACTGCTCAACCCGATGATCGCGGGGGCGGCGATGGCCTTCTCCTCGGTGTTCGTGGTGACCAACAGCCTCCGGTTGCGGTCCTTCCGCTAA
- a CDS encoding citrate synthase — protein MSDNSVVLRYADGEYTYPVVESTVGDQGFDISKLRAQTGLVTLDSGYGNTAAYKSAITYLDGEQGILRYRGYPIEQLAERSTFIEVAYLLINGELPTVDQLASFRNEITQHTLLHEDVKRFYDGFPRDAHPMAMLSSVVSALSTFYQDSHNPFDEKQRHLSTIRLLAKLPTIAAYAYKKSVGHPVVYPRNDLGYVENFLRMTFSVPAQEYDLDPVVVSALDKLLILHADHEQNCSTSTVRLVGSSQANMFASISAGISALWGPLHGGANQSVLEMLEGIKNDGGDVDAFIRKVKNKEDGVRLMGFGHRVYKSFDPRAKIIKAAAHDVLSALGKSDELLDIALKLEEHALADDYFVERNLYPNVDFYTGLIYRAMGFPTEMFTVLFALGRLPGWIAQWHEMIKEPGSRIGRPRQIYTGEVLRDFVPVEAR, from the coding sequence GTGAGCGACAACTCTGTAGTACTCCGGTACGCGGACGGTGAATACACCTACCCGGTGGTCGAGAGCACCGTCGGTGACCAGGGCTTCGACATCTCGAAGCTGCGGGCCCAGACCGGGCTCGTCACGTTGGACAGTGGCTACGGCAACACCGCGGCGTACAAGTCCGCCATTACCTACCTCGACGGTGAGCAGGGCATCCTGCGCTACCGCGGCTACCCGATCGAGCAGCTGGCCGAGCGTTCGACCTTCATCGAGGTCGCGTACCTGCTGATCAACGGGGAGCTGCCGACCGTCGACCAGCTCGCGTCGTTCCGCAACGAGATCACCCAGCACACGCTGCTGCACGAGGACGTCAAGCGCTTCTACGACGGCTTCCCGCGCGACGCGCACCCGATGGCGATGCTGTCCTCCGTGGTCAGCGCGCTGTCCACGTTCTACCAGGACAGCCACAACCCGTTCGACGAGAAGCAGCGCCACCTCTCGACGATCCGCCTGCTGGCCAAGCTGCCCACGATCGCGGCCTACGCGTACAAGAAGTCGGTCGGCCACCCGGTGGTCTACCCGCGCAACGACCTCGGCTACGTCGAGAACTTCCTGCGCATGACCTTCTCGGTGCCGGCCCAGGAGTACGACCTGGACCCGGTCGTGGTCTCGGCGCTGGACAAGCTGCTGATCCTGCACGCGGACCACGAGCAGAACTGCTCCACCTCCACCGTGCGCCTGGTCGGCTCCTCGCAGGCGAACATGTTCGCCTCGATCTCCGCCGGCATCTCGGCGCTGTGGGGCCCGCTGCACGGCGGCGCCAACCAGTCCGTCCTGGAGATGCTCGAAGGCATCAAGAACGACGGCGGCGACGTCGACGCCTTCATCCGCAAGGTGAAGAACAAGGAGGACGGTGTCCGCCTGATGGGCTTCGGGCACCGCGTCTACAAGAGCTTCGACCCTCGGGCGAAGATCATCAAGGCGGCGGCGCACGACGTCCTCTCGGCGCTCGGCAAGAGCGACGAGCTGCTGGACATCGCGCTCAAGCTGGAAGAGCACGCGCTGGCCGACGACTACTTCGTCGAGCGCAACCTCTACCCGAACGTGGACTTCTACACCGGTCTGATCTACCGGGCCATGGGCTTCCCGACCGAGATGTTCACCGTGCTCTTCGCCCTCGGCCGGCTGCCCGGCTGGATCGCGCAGTGGCACGAGATGATCAAGGAGCCCGGTTCGCGCATCGGCCGTCCGCGCCAGATCTACACCGGCGAGGTCCTGCGCGACTTCGTCCCCGTAGAGGCCCGCTGA
- a CDS encoding helix-turn-helix transcriptional regulator — protein sequence MSDRQLWSYKEIAAHIRVQPDTVRSYRKHGLLPPPDHVEGGKPYWYADTIRTWVARRPGNRGRRDT from the coding sequence ATGAGCGACCGACAGCTGTGGTCGTACAAGGAGATCGCCGCCCACATCCGGGTCCAGCCGGACACCGTGCGCTCCTACCGCAAGCACGGACTCCTCCCTCCGCCCGACCATGTGGAGGGCGGCAAGCCCTACTGGTACGCCGACACCATCCGCACCTGGGTGGCCCGCCGACCCGGCAACCGGGGCCGCCGCGACACATGA
- a CDS encoding DUF937 domain-containing protein → MSEPSFQDDVLHELGDDRLTEIAGLLGTDADGARQTVAETVGTMAGGLQEKARADDADGAEVRQAVAEVAQADPPLQGVATLGGGLGGLLSGGMMAGVLAKASRPVANAVSKKTGIPAPTISRVIELLIPVVLAVFAKRATAGKGAGGSAAGAAPGGAAAPGGAAPAGGGLGDLLGQILGGGKK, encoded by the coding sequence ATGAGCGAACCTTCATTCCAGGACGACGTGCTCCACGAGCTCGGCGACGACCGCCTGACCGAGATCGCCGGGCTGCTCGGCACGGACGCCGACGGCGCCCGCCAGACCGTCGCGGAAACGGTCGGCACCATGGCCGGCGGGCTGCAGGAGAAGGCCCGGGCGGACGACGCGGACGGCGCGGAGGTGCGCCAGGCCGTCGCCGAGGTGGCGCAGGCGGACCCGCCGCTCCAGGGCGTGGCCACGCTGGGCGGCGGCCTGGGCGGACTGCTGAGCGGCGGGATGATGGCCGGGGTGCTCGCCAAGGCGAGCCGGCCGGTGGCCAACGCCGTCTCGAAGAAGACCGGCATCCCCGCGCCCACCATCAGCCGGGTGATCGAACTGCTCATCCCGGTGGTGCTGGCGGTCTTCGCCAAGCGCGCCACGGCCGGCAAGGGCGCGGGCGGCTCCGCCGCGGGCGCGGCCCCGGGCGGCGCGGCGGCCCCCGGCGGCGCGGCCCCGGCGGGCGGCGGCCTCGGGGACCTGCTGGGCCAGATCCTCGGCGGCGGCAAGAAGTGA
- a CDS encoding cation:proton antiporter, which produces MDQPGTLVLIMAVAVLAPLLAYAVGRWLAVPLVIFEILLGILLGPDVLGWARTGQVIDVLSQLGLAMLIFLAGYEVEFDRIKGDTLTRSVWAWLIALVLGLAAGVLLSGGGFDKGLYVGTALTSTALGAILPVLRDAGQLRTRFGSVMMAMGSVGEFGPIIAMALLLSGRAPARSAAVLVAFAVLTAGAVFWALRPKPPWFSRVIGKTLHSSAQFAVRLVMLVLVAMLALSAVLGLDILLGAFAAGLITRLVLQGAAPESSATVLSKVEAMGFGFLVPLFFVVTGIEFDLDALLRGGKELLLLPVFLLLFLVVRGLPMWLLAPRDLGRRDRSALVLFGSTALPLVVAITTMGVQAGKVTAGEAAALVGAGMLSVLLFPLAGLRLLAGAGEEGGARAGGRGADRVNGGDAW; this is translated from the coding sequence ATGGACCAACCGGGAACCCTCGTCCTGATCATGGCCGTCGCGGTGCTGGCCCCCCTGCTCGCCTACGCGGTCGGGCGCTGGCTGGCCGTCCCGCTGGTCATCTTCGAGATCCTGCTCGGCATCCTCCTCGGCCCGGACGTGCTCGGATGGGCGCGGACCGGACAGGTGATCGACGTGCTGAGCCAGCTCGGCCTGGCCATGCTGATCTTCCTGGCCGGCTACGAGGTCGAGTTCGACCGGATCAAGGGGGACACCCTCACCCGGTCGGTGTGGGCCTGGCTGATCGCCCTGGTGCTCGGCCTGGCGGCGGGGGTCCTGCTCTCCGGCGGCGGCTTCGACAAGGGCCTCTACGTCGGCACCGCGCTGACCAGCACCGCGCTCGGCGCCATCCTGCCCGTGCTGCGGGACGCCGGGCAGCTCCGGACGCGGTTCGGGTCCGTGATGATGGCGATGGGCTCCGTCGGCGAGTTCGGGCCGATCATCGCCATGGCGCTGCTGCTGAGCGGCCGGGCGCCGGCCCGGTCGGCGGCGGTGCTGGTGGCCTTCGCGGTGCTGACGGCGGGGGCCGTGTTCTGGGCGCTGCGGCCCAAGCCGCCGTGGTTCTCGCGGGTCATCGGCAAGACCCTGCACAGCAGCGCCCAGTTCGCCGTACGGCTGGTGATGCTGGTGCTCGTGGCGATGCTGGCCCTCTCCGCGGTGCTCGGGCTCGACATCCTGCTCGGGGCCTTCGCCGCCGGGCTGATCACCCGGCTGGTGCTCCAGGGGGCCGCTCCGGAGAGCAGCGCGACCGTGCTGTCGAAGGTCGAGGCCATGGGCTTCGGCTTCCTGGTGCCGCTGTTCTTCGTGGTCACCGGGATCGAGTTCGACCTGGACGCGCTGCTGCGCGGCGGGAAGGAACTGCTGCTGCTCCCGGTCTTCCTGCTGCTGTTCCTGGTGGTGCGGGGGCTGCCGATGTGGCTGCTGGCCCCCAGGGACCTGGGGCGGCGGGACCGATCGGCGCTGGTGCTGTTCGGCTCCACCGCACTGCCCCTGGTGGTGGCCATCACCACGATGGGCGTGCAGGCCGGAAAGGTGACGGCCGGCGAGGCGGCGGCGCTGGTGGGCGCCGGGATGCTGTCCGTGCTGCTGTTCCCGCTGGCCGGGCTGCGGCTGCTGGCCGGCGCGGGGGAGGAGGGCGGGGCGCGCGCGGGCGGCCGTGGCGCGGACCGGGTCAACGGGGGCGATGCGTGGTGA
- a CDS encoding sugar phosphate isomerase/epimerase family protein, translated as MTSSPPALTRIRIGSAPDSWGVWFPEDPRQTPWVRFLDEVADAGYEWIELGPYGYLPTDPVRLAEETARRGLRVSAGTVFTGLHHGPGVWAETWEHVSRIAALTRAVGAAHLVVIPSFWRDDRTGEVREDRVLTPGQWRELTSQTERLGREVRDRYGLRIVVHPHADTHIDTPENVARFLDATDPELVSLCLDTGHYAYCGGDSVRAVETFAERIGYLHLKQVDPRILAEVVAQEVPFGPAVARGVMCEPPSGVPDLEPVLAAAQRLGVELFAIVEQDMYPCPPDRPLPIARRTRAYLRSCGAR; from the coding sequence ATGACGTCCTCCCCACCCGCGTTGACCCGTATCCGCATCGGTTCGGCTCCGGACTCCTGGGGTGTCTGGTTTCCCGAGGACCCCCGGCAGACCCCCTGGGTGCGGTTCCTCGACGAGGTCGCGGACGCCGGGTACGAGTGGATCGAACTGGGCCCGTACGGCTACCTGCCCACCGATCCCGTCCGCCTCGCCGAGGAGACGGCCCGGCGCGGGCTGCGGGTCTCGGCCGGGACCGTCTTCACCGGACTCCATCACGGGCCCGGCGTGTGGGCGGAGACCTGGGAGCACGTGTCGCGGATCGCGGCGCTGACCCGTGCGGTGGGCGCGGCCCATCTGGTGGTCATCCCCTCCTTCTGGCGGGACGACAGGACCGGAGAGGTGCGCGAGGACCGGGTCCTCACACCGGGGCAGTGGCGCGAACTGACCAGCCAGACCGAACGCCTGGGCCGGGAGGTCCGCGACCGCTACGGGCTGCGGATCGTCGTGCACCCGCACGCCGACACCCACATCGACACCCCGGAGAACGTGGCCCGGTTCCTGGACGCCACCGATCCGGAGCTGGTCTCCCTCTGCCTGGACACCGGCCACTACGCGTACTGCGGCGGCGACAGCGTCCGGGCCGTCGAGACCTTCGCCGAGCGGATCGGCTACCTGCACCTCAAGCAGGTGGACCCGCGGATCCTCGCCGAGGTCGTCGCGCAGGAGGTCCCCTTCGGGCCGGCCGTGGCCCGCGGGGTGATGTGCGAGCCGCCGTCGGGGGTGCCGGACCTGGAACCGGTGCTGGCGGCGGCCCAGCGGCTCGGGGTGGAGCTGTTCGCCATCGTGGAGCAGGACATGTACCCCTGTCCGCCCGACCGGCCGCTGCCGATCGCCCGGCGCACCCGGGCCTACCTGCGCTCCTGTGGCGCCCGCTGA
- a CDS encoding heavy-metal-associated domain-containing protein, with product MTAETDTQTTTVYRVTGMTCGHCEGAVTAELSALPGVDSVKAVAATGEVTVVSAAPLADEDVRAAVDEAGYELTGRA from the coding sequence ATGACCGCCGAGACGGACACCCAGACCACCACCGTCTACCGGGTGACCGGCATGACCTGCGGACACTGCGAGGGCGCGGTGACCGCCGAGCTCTCCGCCCTGCCGGGCGTCGACTCGGTCAAGGCCGTCGCCGCGACCGGCGAGGTCACCGTGGTGTCCGCGGCCCCGCTCGCCGACGAGGACGTGCGCGCCGCCGTGGACGAGGCCGGTTACGAGCTCACCGGCCGGGCCTGA
- the recD2 gene encoding SF1B family DNA helicase RecD2, giving the protein MATNGAAVQPAVVEGVLERITYANEESGYTVARVDTGRGAGDLLTVVGSLLGAQPGESLRMEGRWGSHPQYGKQFTVENYRTVLPATIQGIRRYLGSGLIKGIGPKIADRIVEHFGTDTLDVIEEEPGRLVEVPGLGPKRTRLIGAAWEEQKAIKEVMVFLQGVGVSTSIAVRIYKKYADASISVVRNQPYRLAADVWGIGFLTADRIAQAVGIPHDSPERVKAGLQYALSQSTDQGHCFLPEDRLIADGVKLLQVDTGLVIDCLAELAADPEGVVRERVPDPQGAPDPLTAVYLVPFHRAELSLVGQVRRLLNAEEDRMPGFGDVDWDKALGWLAGRTGATLAPEQRDAVKLALTRRVAVLTGGPGCGKSFTVRSIVELARAKKARVVLAAPTGRAAKRLAELTGAEASTVHRLLELKPGGDAAYDRERPLDADLVVVDEASMLDLLLANKLVKAVAPGAHLLLVGDVDQLPSVGAGEVLRDLLADGGPVPAVRLTRIFRQAQQSGVVTNAHRINTGLPPITDGLPDFFLFPEEDTEAAGVLAVDVAARRIPARFGLDPRRDVQVLAPMHRGPAGAGNLNGLLQQAMTPGRPGLPEKRFGGRVFRVGDKVTQIRNNYDKGANGVFNGTVGVVTALDVDEQRLTVTTEEDEAIDYEFAELDELSHAYAVTIHRSQGSEYPAVVIPVTTGAWMMLQRNLLYTAVTRAKKLVVLVGSRKALGQAVRTVSAGRRYTAVAARLAGRIPVGNIT; this is encoded by the coding sequence ATGGCAACCAACGGGGCGGCGGTACAACCGGCGGTGGTCGAGGGGGTGCTCGAACGCATCACCTACGCCAACGAGGAGAGCGGCTACACGGTCGCGCGCGTGGACACCGGCCGCGGCGCCGGCGACCTCCTCACCGTCGTGGGCTCCCTGCTCGGGGCGCAGCCCGGCGAATCGCTGCGCATGGAGGGCCGTTGGGGCTCTCACCCGCAGTACGGAAAGCAGTTCACGGTGGAGAACTACCGCACCGTGCTCCCCGCCACCATCCAGGGCATCCGGCGCTACCTCGGCTCCGGCCTGATCAAGGGCATCGGCCCGAAGATCGCCGACCGGATCGTGGAGCACTTCGGCACCGACACCCTCGACGTCATCGAGGAGGAGCCCGGGCGGCTGGTCGAGGTGCCCGGCCTGGGCCCCAAGCGCACCCGGCTGATCGGGGCCGCGTGGGAGGAGCAGAAGGCCATCAAGGAGGTCATGGTCTTCCTCCAGGGGGTCGGCGTCTCCACCTCCATCGCCGTCCGCATCTACAAGAAGTACGCCGACGCCTCCATCTCGGTGGTGCGCAACCAGCCCTACCGGCTCGCCGCCGACGTCTGGGGCATCGGCTTCCTCACCGCCGACCGCATCGCGCAGGCCGTCGGCATCCCGCACGACAGCCCCGAGCGGGTCAAGGCCGGGCTCCAGTACGCGCTGTCGCAGTCCACCGACCAGGGCCACTGCTTCCTGCCCGAGGACCGGCTCATCGCCGACGGGGTGAAACTGCTCCAGGTGGACACCGGGCTCGTCATCGACTGCCTGGCCGAACTCGCCGCCGACCCCGAGGGCGTCGTACGGGAGCGGGTGCCCGATCCGCAGGGCGCGCCCGATCCGCTCACCGCCGTGTACCTGGTGCCCTTCCACCGGGCCGAGCTGTCACTGGTGGGGCAGGTGCGCCGGCTGCTGAACGCCGAGGAGGACCGGATGCCGGGGTTCGGGGACGTGGACTGGGACAAGGCCCTGGGCTGGCTCGCGGGGCGGACCGGAGCCACCCTGGCCCCCGAGCAGCGGGACGCGGTCAAGCTCGCGCTCACCCGCCGGGTCGCCGTCCTGACCGGCGGACCGGGCTGCGGCAAGTCCTTCACCGTACGGTCCATCGTCGAACTGGCCCGGGCCAAGAAGGCCAGGGTGGTGCTCGCCGCGCCCACCGGCCGGGCGGCGAAGCGGCTGGCGGAGCTCACCGGGGCCGAGGCCTCCACCGTGCACCGGCTGTTGGAGCTCAAGCCGGGCGGGGACGCGGCGTACGACCGGGAACGCCCGCTGGACGCAGACCTGGTGGTGGTCGACGAGGCCTCGATGCTGGACCTGCTGCTGGCCAACAAGCTGGTCAAGGCCGTGGCTCCGGGCGCGCACCTGCTGCTGGTGGGGGACGTGGACCAGCTCCCGTCCGTCGGCGCCGGCGAGGTGCTGCGGGACCTGCTGGCGGACGGCGGCCCGGTGCCCGCGGTCCGGCTCACCCGCATCTTCCGGCAGGCCCAGCAGTCGGGTGTGGTCACCAACGCCCACCGGATCAACACCGGCCTCCCGCCGATCACCGACGGGCTGCCGGACTTCTTCCTCTTCCCCGAGGAGGACACCGAGGCGGCCGGGGTGCTCGCCGTGGACGTGGCGGCCCGCCGGATCCCGGCCCGGTTCGGACTCGACCCGCGCCGCGACGTCCAGGTGCTCGCCCCCATGCACCGCGGCCCGGCCGGCGCGGGCAACCTCAACGGGCTGCTGCAGCAGGCGATGACGCCGGGCCGGCCCGGCCTGCCGGAGAAGCGGTTCGGCGGCCGGGTCTTCCGTGTCGGCGACAAGGTGACCCAGATCAGGAACAACTACGACAAGGGCGCCAACGGCGTCTTCAACGGCACCGTCGGCGTGGTCACCGCCCTGGACGTCGACGAACAGCGCCTGACCGTGACGACGGAGGAGGACGAGGCGATCGACTACGAGTTCGCCGAGCTCGACGAGCTGTCCCACGCCTACGCCGTCACCATCCACCGCTCCCAGGGGAGTGAATATCCGGCCGTGGTGATCCCCGTCACCACCGGCGCCTGGATGATGCTCCAGCGCAACCTGCTCTACACGGCGGTGACCCGGGCCAAGAAGCTCGTGGTGCTCGTCGGGTCGCGCAAGGCCCTCGGACAGGCGGTCCGCACGGTTTCCGCAGGCCGGAGGTACACGGCGGTCGCGGCCCGGCTCGCCGGCCGGATACCGGTGGGAAACATCACCTAG